One window of Desulfobaculum bizertense DSM 18034 genomic DNA carries:
- a CDS encoding inorganic phosphate transporter, with protein MDIYDLFYILSLGAGFLMAFNLGANDVANSMASAVGARAITVKQAVFIAGGLNFVGAVFLGSHVTATVSKGIINANVIGDPKLIMIGMFAALIAAALWVLIATLTALPVSSTHSIVGSILGFGLVAAGPSVVNWMKLVGVVCSWIISPFLAAGIAFFIFSQIRKKIFMRKRFIKQAKIWGPRWMAFTMVLVGFSFLFKTPVGKQLSLSVYESTALVALLTILAWIAGKIMVTRIAVKVEESVEGVETIFRRLQIFTSCYVALSQGANDVANAIGPIAAIYVLAKHHSFLTQAEVPIWLLAVGGAGIALGICVLGHRVMSTVGEKITTLTNTRGFAVDFAAATTVLVASKLGLPVSTTHATVGAVTGVGLARGFKAVDFSVLGKIVVYWLLTVPIAAFTSIVIFQILKWSFY; from the coding sequence ATGGACATTTATGACCTTTTTTATATCCTGTCCCTTGGGGCAGGATTTCTGATGGCCTTTAACCTTGGCGCCAACGATGTCGCAAACTCTATGGCGTCTGCTGTAGGTGCCCGTGCCATCACGGTAAAACAGGCGGTTTTCATCGCCGGTGGACTCAACTTTGTTGGTGCTGTTTTCCTTGGTTCCCACGTGACCGCGACGGTCAGTAAGGGCATCATCAACGCCAATGTTATTGGCGACCCCAAGCTCATCATGATCGGTATGTTTGCCGCGCTGATAGCTGCAGCCCTCTGGGTCCTCATCGCCACACTCACCGCGCTCCCGGTCTCGTCAACACACTCTATTGTTGGCTCCATTCTGGGCTTTGGTCTTGTTGCCGCTGGCCCGAGTGTCGTCAACTGGATGAAGCTTGTCGGTGTGGTCTGTTCCTGGATTATTTCGCCATTTCTTGCCGCAGGAATTGCCTTTTTTATCTTTTCGCAGATCCGCAAAAAGATTTTTATGCGCAAGCGGTTTATCAAACAGGCCAAAATCTGGGGTCCACGCTGGATGGCGTTCACGATGGTTTTGGTCGGATTCTCATTCCTTTTCAAGACTCCCGTCGGCAAACAGCTTTCTCTGTCAGTCTATGAATCCACTGCCCTTGTCGCTCTTTTGACGATTCTGGCCTGGATCGCTGGCAAAATCATGGTGACCCGTATCGCGGTCAAGGTTGAAGAAAGCGTCGAAGGTGTCGAAACAATTTTCCGCCGCCTCCAGATTTTTACCTCCTGTTATGTAGCCCTGTCCCAGGGCGCAAACGACGTCGCCAACGCCATTGGCCCTATTGCCGCCATTTACGTGCTGGCAAAACACCACTCTTTCCTGACTCAGGCAGAAGTACCAATCTGGCTTCTGGCAGTGGGTGGCGCTGGTATTGCCCTTGGTATTTGCGTTTTAGGGCATCGAGTTATGTCGACGGTTGGCGAAAAAATCACTACGCTGACAAATACACGTGGTTTTGCGGTCGATTTTGCCGCTGCAACCACTGTTCTTGTTGCATCCAAGCTGGGCCTGCCTGTTTCTACCACACACGCCACTGTTGGCGCGGTTACAGGTGTCGGACTCGCCCGAGGCTTCAAGGCGGTTGACTTTAGCGTACTCGGCAAAATCGTGGTCTACTGGCTTCTGACTGTTCCGATTGCCGCGTTTACATCTATCGTTATTTTTCAGATTTTAAAGTGGTCGTTTTATTGA
- a CDS encoding DNA repair protein RecN, with amino-acid sequence MLEYLRIQHLALIDDVELEFASGLNVLTGETGAGKSFILRALSFLTGDKLGKDMVRPGTNKASVEAVFQVDGNECILRRELNAETGRSRIFINDRLSSQSSVRELKPRLLLHTSQHGQQRLLSPSYQGKVLDEFLDDRELVLQKNALLAELHELLKKREELSSKMRELSDKREFMEFQLQFIEKVDPQPGEEDELLEQKQQLKDSADAAKTVETALAAFYGEEGSLHERISLLAREMDALASLDDDWREDAEDVEEMRLKLRELETRLHHIQRNSQSEGELENIEARLFELAQLKRKLNRNLNEILEFRAEMDANISFLDSCALDLAQLEKQETDCASRLKKCIECLNAARETAAGELSGLLAQELRGLGFNEAVEVEFEFTPAELYPGIEEQRGRMLWVPNPGQRPQPLDQIASGGELSRFLLALVGLMTRESIPTLIFDEVDAGIGGLTLNYVADRITQLAQNRQIILITHWPQLASRAACHFQVAKQVVDELTTVSCSQLSAKQVFEELKRMAGGGAQGDALARQLLEKATA; translated from the coding sequence ATGCTTGAATACCTTCGCATACAACATCTCGCCCTTATCGACGACGTCGAACTTGAGTTCGCTTCAGGCCTTAACGTCCTGACAGGCGAAACCGGCGCTGGCAAAAGCTTTATCCTTCGTGCACTCAGTTTTTTGACCGGGGACAAACTCGGTAAAGACATGGTGCGCCCAGGCACAAACAAAGCTTCTGTGGAAGCCGTGTTTCAGGTGGATGGCAACGAATGCATCCTCCGCCGAGAACTCAACGCCGAAACAGGGCGAAGCCGCATATTCATTAATGACCGACTGAGTTCACAAAGCTCTGTTCGGGAGCTGAAGCCACGCCTTTTGCTCCACACCAGCCAGCATGGGCAGCAGCGCCTGCTCTCGCCTTCCTATCAGGGAAAAGTCCTCGACGAATTCCTTGATGACCGAGAGCTTGTTTTGCAAAAAAACGCCCTGCTCGCCGAGCTTCATGAGCTGCTCAAAAAACGCGAGGAACTCAGCAGCAAAATGCGGGAGCTGTCAGACAAACGCGAATTCATGGAATTCCAGCTCCAGTTCATTGAAAAAGTTGACCCTCAGCCGGGTGAGGAAGATGAACTTCTGGAGCAAAAACAGCAGCTCAAAGACTCCGCCGACGCGGCCAAGACTGTTGAAACCGCGCTGGCCGCATTTTATGGCGAAGAAGGCAGCCTGCATGAACGAATTTCTCTTTTGGCGAGAGAAATGGATGCGCTGGCAAGCCTTGACGACGACTGGCGTGAAGATGCCGAAGACGTCGAAGAAATGCGGCTCAAGCTCCGGGAGCTGGAAACCCGCCTGCATCACATTCAGCGCAATTCTCAGAGCGAGGGCGAGCTGGAAAACATTGAAGCCCGGCTTTTTGAGCTGGCCCAGCTCAAGCGCAAACTGAATCGAAATCTCAACGAGATTCTTGAATTTCGCGCAGAAATGGATGCCAATATTTCTTTCCTTGATTCCTGTGCCTTGGACCTTGCCCAGCTTGAAAAGCAGGAAACAGACTGTGCTTCGCGTCTTAAAAAGTGCATAGAATGCCTCAATGCCGCGCGAGAAACCGCCGCAGGAGAGCTTTCTGGACTTCTGGCACAGGAACTCCGGGGCCTCGGGTTTAACGAGGCTGTCGAGGTCGAATTCGAATTCACACCAGCAGAACTTTACCCCGGCATTGAGGAACAGCGCGGACGCATGCTTTGGGTCCCAAACCCCGGCCAGCGTCCCCAGCCTCTGGACCAGATCGCGTCTGGTGGCGAGCTGTCGCGTTTCCTGCTTGCCCTTGTTGGGCTGATGACCCGCGAAAGCATCCCAACCCTTATTTTTGACGAAGTAGACGCTGGGATCGGTGGTCTCACTCTCAACTACGTTGCAGACCGGATTACACAGCTTGCCCAAAACCGCCAGATCATCCTGATTACGCACTGGCCCCAGCTCGCCAGCCGTGCCGCGTGTCATTTCCAGGTGGCCAAGCAGGTGGTGGACGAGCTGACGACTGTGTCCTGCTCTCAGCTCAGCGCAAAACAGGTCTTTGAAGAACTCAAGCGAATGGCTGGCGGCGGCGCTCAGGGTGACGCGCTGGCGCGGCAGCTTCTGGAAAAAGCAACAGCATAA